The following are encoded in a window of Brassica napus cultivar Da-Ae unplaced genomic scaffold, Da-Ae ScsIHWf_34;HRSCAF=63, whole genome shotgun sequence genomic DNA:
- the LOC125603555 gene encoding tropinone reductase homolog At2g30670-like has translation MDKRWSLQGMTALVTGGASGIGHAIVEELASFGAIIHVCDISETLLNKSLSIWEKKGFQVSSSICDVSSRPERETLMQTVSKMFDGKLSILVNNVGGIRLKPTTEYVAEDFSFHISTNLESAYHLSQLSHPLLKASGYGSIVMNSSVGGVVSMECGSLYGLSKGAMNQLARSLACEWATDGIRTNSVAPNFILTDMTAPVLGDICYRKSLFSRTPLGRAGEPKEVASLVAFLCLPAASYITGQTICVDGGLTVNGFSYQPKP, from the exons atggaTAAAAGATGGAGTCTTCAAGGCATGACTGCTCTTGTAACTGGTGGAGCCAGCGGAATCGG GCATGCCATAGTAGAAGAGCTAGCTAGTTTTGGAGCTATAATCCATGTATGTGACATATCCGAAACACTGCTCAATAAAAGTTTAAGCATATGGGAAAAGAAAGGGTTTCAAGTGAGCAGTTCAATATGTGATGTATCCTCTCGTCCCGAAAGAGAAACACTGATGCAAACCGTCTCAAAGATGTTCGATGGCAAGCTGAGCATTCTT GTGAATAACGTTGGGGGAATTCGCCTTAAACCAACAACAGAATATGTGGCAGAAGATTTCTCGTTCCATATTTCAACAAACTTGGAATCTGCTTATCATCTTAGCCAGCTTTCACATCCTCTTTTAAAGGCTTCTGGATATGGAAGCATTGTTATGAATTCTTCTGTTGGAGGGGTTGTATCTATGGAATGCGGATCCCTCTATGGTTTATCGAAAG GAGCTATGAATCAACTAGCAAGAAGTTTGGCGTGTGAGTGGGCAACTGATGGCATAAGAACCAACTCTGTTGCTCCTAATTTTATCCTCACTGATATGACTGCACCT GTTCTCGGAGACATTTGTTACAGGAAGAGTTTGTTTAGTAGAACTCCACTTGGTCGCGCTGGAGAGCCAAAAGAGGTTGCATCACTTGTGGCTTTTCTTTGTCTACCTGCAGCTTCATATATTACTGGTCAGACCATTTGTGTTGATGGAGGTCTCACTGTCAATGGTTTCTCCTATCAGCCTAAGCCTTGA
- the LOC125575237 gene encoding serine/threonine-protein phosphatase PP1-like, translated as MAEKPAPEQEQTRAMEPAVLDDIIRRLVEFRNTRPGSGKQVHLSEGEIRQLCAVSKDIFLQQPILLELEAPIKICGDIHGQYSDLLRLFEYGGFPPDANYLFLGDYVDRGKQSLETICLLLAYKIKYPENFFLLRGNHECASINRIYGFYDECKRRFNVRLWKIFTDCFNCLPVAALIDDRILCMHGGISPELTSLDQIRSISRPLDIPDSGLVCDLLWSDPSGDVKGWGANDRGVSYTFGADTVAEFLQKNDMDLICRAHQVVEDGYEFFAERQVVTVFSAPNYCGEFDNAGAMMSIDESLMCSFQILKPSDKRSPFQ; from the exons ATGGCGGAGAAGCCGGCGCCGGAGCAGGAGCAGACGAGAGCGATGGAACCGGCGGTGCTCGACGATATAATCCGGCGATTGGTTGAGTTTCGGAACACGAGGCCTGGATCGGGGAAACAAGTTCACCTCAGCGAAGGTGAAATCCGACAGCTCTGTGCCGTCTCTAAAGACATCTTTCTCCAACAGCCCATTCTCCTCGAACTCGAAGCTCCCATCAAGATCTGCG GTGATATTCATGGGCAGTACTCAGACCTATTGAGACTCTTTGAGTACGGAGGCTTCCCTCCCGACGCCAATTATCTCTTCTTAGGTGACTACGTCGACCGCGGCAAGCAAAGCCTTGAAACCATATGCCTACTCCTAGCGTACAAAATCAAGTACCCTGAGAACTTCTTCTTGCTGAGAGGGAACCATGAGTGCGCCTCCATCAACCGTATCTACGGATTCTACGACGAGTGCAAACGCAGGTTCAACGTCAGGCTCTGGAAGATATTCACGGATTGCTTTAACTGTCTTCCCGTGGCCGCCTTGATCGACGATAGGATACTGTGTATGCACGGCGGGATCTCCCCGGAGCTGACGAGCTTGGACCAGATCAGGAGCATTTCGCGTCCCTTGGATATTCCTGACTCGGGTTTGGTGTGTGATTTACTTTGGTCGGATCCTAGCGGAGACGTCAAGGGCTGGGGAGCGAACGACCGTGGCGTTTCGTATACTTTTGGAGCTGACACGGTTGCGGAGTTTTTGCAGAAGAATGATATGGACCTTATCTGTCGTGCCCACCAG GTTGTTGAAGATGGGTATGAGTTCTTTGCGGAAAGACAGGTTGTTACTGTGTTTTCAGCTCCCAACTATTGCGGAGAGTTTGATAATGCTGGCGCAATGATGAGCATTGATGAGAGCTTAATGTGCTCGTTCCAGATTCTAAAGCCGTCTGATAAGAGATCCCCATTTCAATGA
- the LOC106436170 gene encoding Probable protein phosphatase 2C 24-like (The RefSeq protein has 1 substitution compared to this genomic sequence) produces the protein MADICYEVLTDASAYESRPLHSGRRQRFPMDKTVAMQEEWEKKNFKRNKLEALTVRNENVSGESPVTEASPRYGVSSVCGRRREMEDAVAIHPSFSSHSEYPQHYFGVYDGHGCSHVAARCRERLHKLVQEELNSDREEEEDEWRKTMERSFTRMDKEVVLLSESVVSAKCKCELQTPDCDAVGSTAVVSIITQDKIVVANCGDSRAVLCRNGKPFPLSTDHKPDRPDELDRIEGAGGRVIYWDCPRVLGVLAMSRAIGDNYLKPYVTCEPEVTVTDRTDDDCLILASDGLWDVVSNETACSVARMCLSGGRRRRGTPEQAVETISDKACMEASVLLTKLALARHSGDNVSVVVIDLRRKGHVTGH, from the exons ATGGCAGATATATGTTACGAAGTTGTGACCGATGCGTCGGCGTATGAATCAAGACCGTTACATTCAGGGAGGAGGCAGAGGTTTCCGATGGATAAGACGGTGGCGATGCAAGAAGAATGGGAGAAGAAAAACTTTAAGCGTAATAAACTGGAGGCTTTAACGGTGAGAAATGAGAACGTCTCCGGTGAGTCTCCGGTGACGGAGGCAAGTCCGAGATACGGCGTTTCTTCGGTGTGCGGTAGAAGAAGAGAGATGGAAGATGCGGTGGCGATTCATCCTTCGTTTTCTTCTCATTCGGAGTATCCTCAACACTACTTCGGTGTCTACGACGGTCACGGTTGTTCCCAC GTTGCAGCGAGGTGTAGGGAGAGACTTCACAAGCTGGTGCAAGAGGAGCTAAACTCTGATagggaagaggaggaggacgaGTGGAGAAAGACGATGGAGCGTAGCTTCACTCGCATGGATAAAGAGGTTGTGTTGTTGAGTGAATCAGTCGTGAGTGCGAAATGTAAGTGCGAGCTTCAGACGCCGGATTGTGATGCGGTCGGATCAACCGCCGTCGTGTCTATCATTACGCAGGATAAGATCGTCGTCGCTAACTGCGGCGATTCCAGAGCAGTTCTCTGCCGGAATGGAAAACCATTCCCTCTATCGACAGATCACAAG CCTGACCGTCCAGACGAGTTGGACCGAATCGAAGGAGCTGGAGGACGAGTCATATACTGGGACTGTCCGAGAGTTCTAGGAGTCTTAGCGATGTCACGAGCCATAGGAGACAACTATCTGAAACCTTACGTGACTTGTGAACCGGAGGTAACGGTTACAGACAGGACGGACGATGACTGCCTTATTCTAGCCAGCGACGGTTTATGGGACGTTGTGTCAAACGAGACAGCCTGCTCGGTGGCGCGTATGTGTCTCAGTGGTGGTCGGAGACGGCGAGGTACTCCGGAACAAGCGGTGGAGACAATCTCGGACAAAGCGTGCATGGAAGCGTCAGTATTGCTGACAAAGCTGGCGTTGGCGAGACACAGTGGTGACAACGTGAGTGTCGTTGTGATTGATCTCAGAAGGAAAGGACACGTCACTGGACACTAA
- the LOC125603557 gene encoding tropinone reductase homolog At2g29310-like, with the protein MDKRWSLQGMTALVNGGASGIGYAIVEELARFGAKIHVCDISEVILNQSLSEWENKGFHVSGSVCDVTSLSERESLIQSVSSLFDGKLNILVNNVGVLRGKRTLEYAKEDFDFHISTNLEPAFNFCQLSHPLLKASGYGSIIFMSSITGILSFTAGSIYNLTKGALNQLARNLACEWAKDGIRANAVAPNVIKTPLSQSYLDDVKFNEELCRRTPLGRAGELNEVASLVAFLCLPAASYITGQTICVDGGLTVNGFSYQPHA; encoded by the exons ATGGATAAGCGATGGAGTCTTCAAGGTATGACTGCCCTTGTAAACGGTGGAGCCAGCGGAATCGG GTATGCCATAGTAGAGGAGTTAGCTAGATTTGGAGCTAAAATCCATGTTTGCGACATATCTGAAGTTATTCTTAATCAAAGCTTAAGCGAATGGGAAAATAAAGGGTTTCACGTGAGTGGCTCAGTCTGTGATGTTACCTCTCTTTCCGAGAGAGAATCATTAATACAATCTGTCTCCTCGCTGTTCGATGGCAAGCTCAACATTCTT GTGAACAATGTGGGAGTACTTCGTGGAAAGCGAACGTTAGAATATGCGAAAGAGGATTTTGATTTCCACATCTCAACAAACTTGGAACCTGCTTTCAATTTTTGTCAGCTTTCACATCCTCTACTAAAGGCTTCAGGCTATGGAAGTATCATCTTCATGTCCTCTATTACAGGCATTTTATCATTTACCGCTGGATCCATTTATAACTTAACAAAAG GAGCTCTGAATCAGCTAGCAAGAAATCTGGCATGTGAATGGGCAAAAGACGGCATAAGAGCCAATGCTGTTGCACCTAATGTTATCAAGACTCCTCTGTCTCAATCT TATCTTGATGACGTCAAGTTCAATGAAGAATTATGCCGAAGAACTCCACTTGGGCGCGCTGGTGAGCTGAATGAAGTTGCATCACTAGTGGCATTCTTGTGTCTACCTGCAGCTTCCTATATCACAGGTCAAACTATTTGTGTTGATGGAGGCCTTACGGTTAACGGTTTCTCCTATCAACCACATGCTTAA
- the LOC125603558 gene encoding tropinone reductase homolog At2g29330-like: MDKRWSLKGMTALVTGGASGIGHAIVEELAGFGCKVHACDLSETLLNQSLCEWKKKGFQVSGSVCDVSCRSEREKLMQTVSTMFNGKLNILVNNVGSARVKPTTEYLEDDFSFHISTNLESAYHLSQLSHPFLKASGSGSIVFISSVAGVVSIDCGSMYGLTKGALNQLARNLACEWAKDGIRANAVAPNFIYTALAQPFLDDAGFNKSLSTRTPLGRPGEPEEVASLVAFLCLPAASYITGQSICVDGGLTVNGFSYQPHA; the protein is encoded by the exons atggataaaaGATGGAGTCTCAAAGGTATGACGGCTCTTGTAACGGGTGGAGCCAGCGGAATCGG GCATGCCATAGTAGAGGAACTAGCCGGCTTTGGGTGTAAAGTTCATGCATGTGATCTATCCGAAACTCTGCTCAATCAGAGTTTATGTGAATGGAAGAAGAAAGGGTTTCAAGTGAGTGGTTCGGTCTGTGATGTATCATGTCGTTCCGAGAGAGAAAAACTCATGCAAACCGTCTCAACTATGTTCAACGGCAAGCTCAACATTCTT GTGAACAACGTTGGCTCAGCTCGTGTAAAACCAACAACTGAATATCTGGAAGATGATTTCTCCTTTCATATCTCAACAAACTTGGAGTCTGCTTATCATCTTAGCCAGCTTTCACATCCTTTTCTAAAAGCTTCAGGATCTGGAAGCATTGTCTTCATTTCTTCAGTTGCAGGGGTTGTTTCAATTGATTGTGGATCCATGTATGGTTTAACCAAAG GAGCTTTGAATCAACTAGCAAGAAATCTGGCTTGTGAATGGGCCAAAGATGGAATAAGAGCCAACGCTGTTGCTCCCAATTTTATCTACACTGCTCTGGCTCAACCT TTTCTTGATGACGCTGGTTTTAACAAGAGTTTGTCCACTAGAACTCCACTTGGTCGCCCTGGAGAACCAGAAGAGGTTGCATCACTTGTGGCATTCTTGTGTCTACCTGCGGCTTCATATATTACTGGTCAGAGCATTTGTGTTGATGGAGGTCTCACGGTCAATGGCTTCTCCTATCAACCACATGCTTGA
- the LOC106436178 gene encoding tropinone reductase homolog At2g29300-like isoform X2, giving the protein MTALVTGGGRGIGYAIVEELGGFGAKIYVCDISETLLNKSLSEWEKKGFQVSGSVCDVTSRPERETLMQKVSTLFNGKLNIFVNNVGGVRSKPMTEYDAGDFDFHIATNLEHAFHFCQLSHPLLKASGYGSIIFISSVAGVVSIESGSICSLAKGALNQLAKNLACEWAKDGIRANAVAPNVIKTPSVSTLSR; this is encoded by the exons ATGACTGCTCTAGTAACCGGTGGAGGCAGAGGAATCGG GTATGCCATAGTAGAGGAGTTGGGTGGTTTTGGAGCTAAAATCTATGTATGTGACATATCCGAGACTTTGCTCAATAAAAGTTTAAGCGAATGGGAAAAGAAAGGGTTTCAAGTGAGTGGTTCAGTCTGTGATGTAACTTCTCGACCCGAGAGAGAAACTTTGATGCAAAAGGTCTCCACCCTATTCAATGGCAagctcaatattttt GTGAACAATGTGGGTGGAGTTCGTTCAAAGCCAATGACAGAATATGATGCAGGCGATTTTGATTTCCATATCGCAACAAACTTGGAACATGCTTTCCATTTTTGCCAACTTTCACATCCTCTCCTAAAGGCTTCAGGTTATGGAAGTATTATCTTCATTTCCTCTGTCGCCGGGGTTGTATCAATTGAATCTGGATCTATTTGTAGTCTAGCGAAAG GAGCTCTGAACCAGCTAGCAAAAAATTTGGCATGTGAATGGGCAAAAGATGGCATAAGGGCCAACGCTGTTGCTCCTAATGTTATCAAGACCCCCTCTGTCTCAACCT TATCTAGATGA
- the LOC106436178 gene encoding tropinone reductase homolog At2g29300-like isoform X1, giving the protein MTALVTGGGRGIGYAIVEELGGFGAKIYVCDISETLLNKSLSEWEKKGFQVSGSVCDVTSRPERETLMQKVSTLFNGKLNIFVNNVGGVRSKPMTEYDAGDFDFHIATNLEHAFHFCQLSHPLLKASGYGSIIFISSVAGVVSIESGSICSLAKGALNQLAKNLACEWAKDGIRANAVAPNVIKTPSVSTCNEQDNFYTF; this is encoded by the exons ATGACTGCTCTAGTAACCGGTGGAGGCAGAGGAATCGG GTATGCCATAGTAGAGGAGTTGGGTGGTTTTGGAGCTAAAATCTATGTATGTGACATATCCGAGACTTTGCTCAATAAAAGTTTAAGCGAATGGGAAAAGAAAGGGTTTCAAGTGAGTGGTTCAGTCTGTGATGTAACTTCTCGACCCGAGAGAGAAACTTTGATGCAAAAGGTCTCCACCCTATTCAATGGCAagctcaatattttt GTGAACAATGTGGGTGGAGTTCGTTCAAAGCCAATGACAGAATATGATGCAGGCGATTTTGATTTCCATATCGCAACAAACTTGGAACATGCTTTCCATTTTTGCCAACTTTCACATCCTCTCCTAAAGGCTTCAGGTTATGGAAGTATTATCTTCATTTCCTCTGTCGCCGGGGTTGTATCAATTGAATCTGGATCTATTTGTAGTCTAGCGAAAG GAGCTCTGAACCAGCTAGCAAAAAATTTGGCATGTGAATGGGCAAAAGATGGCATAAGGGCCAACGCTGTTGCTCCTAATGTTATCAAGACCCCCTCTGTCTCAACCTGTAATGAACAAGACAACTTTTacaccttttaa